A genomic window from Lasioglossum baleicum chromosome 7, iyLasBale1, whole genome shotgun sequence includes:
- the LOC143210620 gene encoding uncharacterized protein LOC143210620 has protein sequence MRARWVVLILAEILLLELTPGDPVYHRNDTILNGPGQRSPETLSRRRRLTFPKGSAFVMTVSSLQSVQLPLPSNFYLDFEFDTIFPIRPQDSPQRKYFLKKPWLIKRRHRREMYANFEAALDSQNMPGRQCVLRTICEAKTLLSPPGVSFIEDAIRLILSNVEDTAKTDSYDIAYRTSKPCHMAYSCPFSFLTVLLFKLYTDTDS, from the exons ATGAGAGCCCGGTGGGTCGTCCTGATTCTCGCCGAGATCCTGCTCCTAGAGCTGACCCCCGGGGACCCAGTGTATCACCGTAATGACACCATCTTAAACGGTCCTGGTCAAAGGTCGCCGGAGACCCTTTCCAGACGCAGGCGACTGACATTTCCGAAGGGCAGCGCTTTCGTG ATGACGGTATCGTCGCTGCAATCCGTTCAACTACCACTACCCTCAAACTTTTACCTGGACTTCGAGTTCGACACTATCTTCCCTATACGGCCGCAAGACAGCCCTCAGAGGAAGTATTTCTTGAAGAAGCCTTGGCTGATCAAGAGGAGGCACCGCCGTGAAATGTACGCTAATTTCGAGGCTGCTCTAGACAG CCAGAATATGCCAGGACGACAGTGCGTTCTGAGAACAATCTGCGAGGCGAAAACATTGTTGAGTCCACCGGGTGTCTCGTTCATCGAAGACGCTATTCGACTAATACTAAG CAATGTCGAGGACACAGCGAAAACCGATTCCTACGACATCGCGTATAGGACCAGCAAACCTTGCCACATGGCATACTCGTGTCCCTTCTCATTTCTAACAGTGTTGTTATTTAAGTTGTACACGGACACTGACAGCTGA